From Corvus hawaiiensis isolate bCorHaw1 chromosome 13, bCorHaw1.pri.cur, whole genome shotgun sequence, one genomic window encodes:
- the MNS1 gene encoding meiosis-specific nuclear structural protein 1 isoform X1: MKDEKIRQQVRANSLELRELERKLKSAYMNKERAAQIAEKKAIYDEKMKWEDEVAQEMKEEYNRFLKEEVSAELRRNQEKKMYHQELDKQVEEQEKKKQEAYEEFLREKLMIDEIVKKIYEEDQMEKQRKLDKIKETQTYIEEFIKEQAIWRKRKQEEMEEENRKIMEFANMQQQREDDWMAKVRDTEEKKQRVQNMVAKTMEREEQRRKEQEQIRQDLYLEKQEEIERKKEMAEIEKRIRQRLDLRQTYEEQVALKAAAQQAMREEEEALRQQILAKFAEDDRIEQLNAQKQRMKQLEHKMAVEKILEDRRKQHIAEKERELEERELEKRRQASIRAIIEEERQKLLKEHAWKLLGYLPRGILKDENDINMLGEDFRLAYQQRRGNELPEES, encoded by the exons ATGAAAGATGAGAAGATAAGGCAACAAGTCAGAGCAAACAG tcTTGAACTTCGAGAGTTAGAAAGAAAGCTGAAATCTGCTTATATGAATAAAGAACGAGCTGCACAGattgctgaaaaaaaagctaTATACGATGAGAAAATG AAATGGGAGGATGAAGTAGCCCAAGAGATGAAGGAAGAGTACAACAGGTTTCTGAAAGAAGAAGTGTCTGCAGAACTGAGGCGAaaccaggagaagaaaatgtacCATCAAGAACTGGACAAGCAGGTTGAGGAACAGGAGAAGAAGAAGCAAGAGGCTTATGAAGAGTTTCTAAGAGAGAAACTCATGATTGATGAAATTGTAAAAAAGATCTATGAAGAAGACCAAAT GGAAAAACAACGGAAGTtagataaaataaaagaaactcaGACATATATTGAAGAGTTTATAAAAGAACAAGctatctggaggaaaaggaaacaggaagagatggaagaagaaaataggaaaattatGGAGTTTGCCAACATGCAACAACAAAGAGAAGATGATTGGATGGCTAAAGTTCGAGacactgaggagaaaaaacagagagTTCAAAACATG GTTGCCAAGACTATGGAAAGAGAAGAACAGAGGCGTAAAGAACAGGAACAAATCCGCCAAGATCTGTATctggaaaaacaagaagagattgaaaggaagaaggagatg GCAGAAATTGAAAAGAGAATAAGGCAGCGCCTAGACTTAAGGCAAACATATGAAGAGCAAGTTGctctgaaggcagcagcacaacAAGCTatgagagaagaggaggaagccCTCCGGCAGCAGATTTTGGCCAAGTTTGCCGAGGACGATCGCATTGAGCAGCTGAACGCGCAGAAACAGAGAATGAAACAGCTTGAACACAAAATGGCCGTGGAGAAAATTCTCGAGGACCGTCGCAAACAGCATATAGCAGAAAAA GAGCGTGAACTTGAAGAAAGAGAGTTAGAGAAGAGGAGACAAGCAAGTATCCGTGCAATTATTgaagaagagagacagaaaCTCTTGAAAGAGCATGCATGGAAACTGCTGGGTTATCTTCCTCGA GGAATACTCAAAGACGAAAATGACATTAACATGCTTGGAGAAGATTTCAGGTTGGCGTACCAACAGAGAAGAGGTAATGAACTTCCAGAAGAGAGCTGA
- the MNS1 gene encoding meiosis-specific nuclear structural protein 1 isoform X2, giving the protein MASEERDWGRRAARLRAELERERRLDEALRAAEENRKQRALQLEREQKLAAELARRDLEKMKDEKIRQQVRANSLELRELERKLKSAYMNKERAAQIAEKKAIYDEKMKWEDEVAQEMKEEYNRFLKEEVSAELRRNQEKKMYHQELDKQVEEQEKKKQEAYEEFLREKLMIDEIVKKIYEEDQMEKQRKLDKIKETQTYIEEFIKEQAIWRKRKQEEMEEENRKIMEFANMQQQREDDWMAKVRDTEEKKQRVQNMVAKTMEREEQRRKEQEQIRQDLYLEKQEEIERKKEMAEIEKRIRQRLDLRQTYEEQVALKAAAQQAMREEEEALRQQILAKFAEDDRIEQLNAQKQRMKQLEHKMAVEKILEDRRKQHIAEKERELEERELEKRRQASIRAIIEEERQKLLKEHAWKLLGYLPRGILKDENDINMLGEDFRLAYQQRRGNELPEES; this is encoded by the exons ATG GCGTCCGAGGAGCGGGACTGGGGCAGACGGGCGGCCCGGCTGCGGGCCGAACtggagcgggagcggcggctGGATGAGGCGCTGCGGGCG gcagaagagaacagaaagcagAGAGCACTGCAGCTGGAGCGAGAGCAAAAGCTGGCGGCTGAGCTGGCGAGGCGGGACCTCGAGAAAATGAAAGATGAGAAGATAAGGCAACAAGTCAGAGCAAACAG tcTTGAACTTCGAGAGTTAGAAAGAAAGCTGAAATCTGCTTATATGAATAAAGAACGAGCTGCACAGattgctgaaaaaaaagctaTATACGATGAGAAAATG AAATGGGAGGATGAAGTAGCCCAAGAGATGAAGGAAGAGTACAACAGGTTTCTGAAAGAAGAAGTGTCTGCAGAACTGAGGCGAaaccaggagaagaaaatgtacCATCAAGAACTGGACAAGCAGGTTGAGGAACAGGAGAAGAAGAAGCAAGAGGCTTATGAAGAGTTTCTAAGAGAGAAACTCATGATTGATGAAATTGTAAAAAAGATCTATGAAGAAGACCAAAT GGAAAAACAACGGAAGTtagataaaataaaagaaactcaGACATATATTGAAGAGTTTATAAAAGAACAAGctatctggaggaaaaggaaacaggaagagatggaagaagaaaataggaaaattatGGAGTTTGCCAACATGCAACAACAAAGAGAAGATGATTGGATGGCTAAAGTTCGAGacactgaggagaaaaaacagagagTTCAAAACATG GTTGCCAAGACTATGGAAAGAGAAGAACAGAGGCGTAAAGAACAGGAACAAATCCGCCAAGATCTGTATctggaaaaacaagaagagattgaaaggaagaaggagatg GCAGAAATTGAAAAGAGAATAAGGCAGCGCCTAGACTTAAGGCAAACATATGAAGAGCAAGTTGctctgaaggcagcagcacaacAAGCTatgagagaagaggaggaagccCTCCGGCAGCAGATTTTGGCCAAGTTTGCCGAGGACGATCGCATTGAGCAGCTGAACGCGCAGAAACAGAGAATGAAACAGCTTGAACACAAAATGGCCGTGGAGAAAATTCTCGAGGACCGTCGCAAACAGCATATAGCAGAAAAA GAGCGTGAACTTGAAGAAAGAGAGTTAGAGAAGAGGAGACAAGCAAGTATCCGTGCAATTATTgaagaagagagacagaaaCTCTTGAAAGAGCATGCATGGAAACTGCTGGGTTATCTTCCTCGA GGAATACTCAAAGACGAAAATGACATTAACATGCTTGGAGAAGATTTCAGGTTGGCGTACCAACAGAGAAGAGGTAATGAACTTCCAGAAGAGAGCTGA